In Candidatus Dadabacteria bacterium, a single window of DNA contains:
- the ileS gene encoding isoleucine--tRNA ligase, which translates to MQQKINYKDTLNLPRTDFPMKANLQQKEPLIQKSWEKEDLFGEIRKKSRDREKFLFHDGPPYANGPIHLGHLLNKVLKDLVVRSKIMEGFDVDFVPGWDCHGLPIEHKVLKELGEDATSMPALSIRRNCSKYASKYVKMQSKQMIRLGTLANYKKPYLTMTPDYEAGVLRAFSKLLEKGLVYRDLKPVHWSIDNRTALAEAELEYHEREDRSVYVLFEVDDPAALPPSLNAEQAERVCLMIWTTTPWTLPANLAVAVAPKGKYGLYRSPEGENLIIGEALCEEVFEKSGRKDYEKAGSCLGEELSERGVSCNHPFIERKSVVVTADYVTFSTGTGCVHTAPGHGDEDYRTGLQEGLDIYCPVKEDGTFDDTAPEWLRGKGVWESNELITHRLADAGNLFHSEPYTHSYPHDWRSKTPTIFRATDQWFIHMDKPFGETGKTLREIAIDAVGKKIDFYPDWGRSRLGGMLESRPDWCISRQRSWGLPLPYFTDGEGRAVMTAKIVVAVAEKIREKGSDVWFFSEPHQLLDNYDPQDDPEAPDWLKSKEDLKDLLKGGDVFDVWLESGSSWNSVLNARDLGYPADMYLEGSDQHRGWFQSSLLVALGATGEPPFRALFTHGFMVDARGRKMSKSGGNAIEVEDILRKYGADICRWWVSSLSYSNDIKVDWEFFDIAADEYRKIRNTLRFLLGNLNDFDPAQDSIEFEEDDRNSIDHWAYCEFTKFANETLDAYSGFSYKQASDLIFSFCCDEMSAVYLECIKDRLYCEKKDSRKRRRAQTVMYKVADGIIKFLAPVLVHTSFEAYKSLKREDDANVHLETFQRIKKVEADKIWNDVMDIRKLCLKALEDARGEDGINNPLDVALSVTVNKDLFDNVKKFEPELEDLCGVSRFEVFAGEEIHVELTDLSQEPRCERSWKRGRTVKKRSNGRFLSERDASALGL; encoded by the coding sequence ATGCAGCAGAAAATAAACTACAAAGACACCCTTAACCTTCCCAGAACGGATTTCCCGATGAAGGCCAACCTCCAGCAAAAAGAACCTCTCATTCAGAAATCCTGGGAAAAGGAAGACCTCTTCGGAGAAATCCGCAAAAAAAGCCGCGACCGTGAAAAGTTCCTTTTCCATGACGGGCCCCCTTACGCAAATGGCCCCATTCACTTGGGACATCTGCTTAACAAGGTTCTAAAGGACCTTGTCGTGCGCTCAAAGATAATGGAAGGGTTTGACGTGGACTTCGTTCCCGGCTGGGATTGCCACGGTCTCCCGATAGAGCACAAGGTCTTAAAAGAACTGGGGGAAGACGCAACTTCCATGCCGGCGCTCTCAATCAGACGCAACTGCAGCAAATACGCGTCAAAATACGTAAAAATGCAGTCAAAGCAGATGATCCGCCTCGGGACTCTGGCCAACTACAAAAAACCCTATCTGACAATGACCCCCGATTATGAAGCCGGAGTGTTAAGGGCCTTCTCGAAACTGCTTGAAAAAGGGCTTGTTTACAGGGACTTAAAACCTGTCCACTGGTCAATCGATAACCGCACTGCCCTCGCCGAGGCGGAACTCGAATACCACGAAAGAGAGGACAGGAGCGTCTACGTGCTCTTTGAAGTTGACGACCCGGCGGCGCTGCCCCCGTCCCTTAACGCGGAACAAGCCGAAAGGGTATGCCTTATGATATGGACCACAACGCCATGGACCCTTCCGGCAAACCTCGCCGTCGCCGTAGCCCCGAAGGGGAAATACGGTCTTTACAGGTCCCCTGAAGGTGAGAATCTGATTATCGGCGAGGCACTTTGCGAAGAAGTTTTCGAAAAATCTGGAAGAAAAGATTACGAAAAAGCCGGTTCCTGCCTGGGAGAGGAATTGTCGGAACGGGGCGTATCGTGCAACCACCCGTTTATTGAAAGAAAATCAGTCGTAGTAACGGCCGATTACGTGACTTTTTCAACCGGCACAGGATGTGTCCATACGGCCCCCGGTCACGGCGATGAAGACTACAGAACCGGTCTTCAGGAGGGGCTTGATATCTACTGTCCGGTTAAAGAGGACGGCACTTTTGACGATACGGCGCCGGAATGGCTGAGAGGGAAGGGGGTCTGGGAAAGCAATGAATTGATAACGCATAGACTTGCGGATGCTGGAAACCTTTTTCACTCAGAACCCTATACACACAGTTATCCGCATGACTGGCGAAGCAAGACGCCTACCATATTCAGAGCGACAGATCAGTGGTTCATACATATGGACAAACCGTTTGGCGAGACCGGAAAAACCCTGAGAGAAATAGCAATTGACGCGGTCGGGAAAAAAATCGATTTCTATCCGGATTGGGGAAGAAGCCGCCTCGGCGGCATGCTTGAGTCAAGGCCTGACTGGTGCATATCGAGACAGAGATCATGGGGACTTCCGCTTCCATACTTTACGGACGGAGAGGGAAGGGCGGTTATGACGGCGAAAATCGTTGTGGCCGTTGCCGAAAAAATAAGAGAGAAGGGTTCTGACGTCTGGTTTTTCTCTGAGCCGCACCAGCTTCTTGATAACTATGATCCGCAGGACGACCCCGAAGCCCCGGACTGGCTTAAGTCAAAAGAGGATTTGAAAGACCTTTTAAAAGGCGGTGACGTATTTGACGTGTGGCTTGAGTCGGGCTCTTCCTGGAACTCGGTCCTCAACGCAAGAGATCTCGGGTACCCGGCGGATATGTACCTTGAGGGTTCGGATCAGCACAGGGGGTGGTTCCAGTCCTCCCTTCTTGTGGCCCTGGGAGCAACCGGAGAACCTCCCTTCCGTGCGCTTTTCACCCATGGATTCATGGTGGACGCCCGGGGCAGGAAAATGAGCAAATCCGGCGGCAATGCGATCGAGGTCGAAGATATCCTGCGTAAATACGGGGCGGACATATGCAGATGGTGGGTAAGCTCGCTTAGCTACTCAAACGATATAAAAGTCGACTGGGAGTTTTTCGACATCGCCGCGGACGAGTACAGAAAAATAAGGAATACCTTACGGTTTCTGCTGGGGAACTTAAATGACTTCGACCCGGCGCAGGACAGCATTGAATTCGAAGAGGATGACAGGAACTCGATTGACCACTGGGCATACTGCGAGTTCACCAAGTTCGCAAACGAAACCTTGGATGCCTACTCGGGCTTTAGTTACAAGCAGGCAAGCGACCTTATTTTCTCTTTTTGCTGCGATGAGATGAGCGCCGTTTACCTCGAGTGCATAAAAGACAGGCTTTACTGCGAAAAAAAGGACAGCAGGAAAAGAAGACGCGCCCAGACGGTCATGTACAAGGTAGCCGATGGAATCATAAAGTTTCTCGCCCCTGTCCTAGTCCATACTTCCTTTGAAGCCTATAAATCCCTGAAAAGAGAGGACGATGCCAACGTGCACCTTGAAACATTCCAACGCATTAAGAAAGTTGAGGCCGATAAAATCTGGAACGATGTTATGGATATAAGGAAACTATGCCTAAAAGCCCTCGAGGATGCGCGGGGGGAGGACGGCATAAACAACCCCCTTGACGTTGCTCTTTCAGTGACGGTTAACAAAGATCTTTTTGACAATGTAAAGAAGTTCGAACCGGAGCTTGAAGATCTCTGCGGGGTAAGCAGATTTGAGGTCTTTGCGGGAGAAGAAATCCATGTGGAACTCACGGATCTTTCCCAGGAACCTAGATGCGAGCGGTCCTGGAAAAGGGGTAGGACCGTAAAGAAAAGGTCAAATGGAAGATTCCTCAGCGAGAGGGATGCATCAGCGCTTGGGCTTTAG
- a CDS encoding histidine triad nucleotide-binding protein, translating to MSTIFTQIINREIPADIVYEDEFCLAFRDINPQAPVHVLLIPKKEIISMATVKTEDQTVLGHLMVKASEIASMLGLSESGYRLVVNTNEDAGQSVFHLHMHILGGRTLTWPPG from the coding sequence ATGAGCACGATTTTCACACAAATAATAAATCGAGAAATTCCGGCCGATATAGTATATGAAGATGAGTTCTGTCTGGCTTTCAGGGATATAAATCCCCAGGCTCCTGTTCATGTCCTCCTCATCCCGAAAAAGGAAATAATTTCGATGGCGACTGTTAAGACTGAAGATCAGACCGTTCTGGGACACCTTATGGTTAAGGCTTCGGAAATAGCCTCAATGCTCGGCCTTAGTGAGAGCGGGTACAGGCTTGTCGTAAACACGAACGAGGATGCAGGACAAAGCGTTTTTCACCTGCACATGCATATTCTCGGTGGAAGGACCCTTACCTGGCCCCCGGGGTAA
- a CDS encoding iron-sulfur cluster-binding protein produces MITERIDFKKNSVEALKSPKLKKALVNFTDRSRVFRRKAVNEVSEWEELRSEARRIKEDVINNLDSYLLELERSVIRMGGNVHWAKDAEEASSIVVNIARENNVRNVVKSKSMATEEIELNRHLISNGINTVETDLGEYIVQLCDDHPFHIIAPAIHKTKEDISKLFSEKFGVPEYEEPEKLTEIARKKLREKFLSADMGVSGVNFAVAESGTIAIVENEGNARLATTFPDIHVAIMGIEKIVPKFEQLSIFLSLLARSATGQKSSTYVSLITGPRREGESDGPRQFHLVFLDNGRSDIARSEETKESLYCIRCGACINICPVYRQVGGHSYGWVYSGPIGAVITPQLNDLEKTADLPFASSLCGACRDVCPVKIDFPHVLLSLRQKVVEQGRKKPDPAGFMEKIAFRVWSFVFSKPFYYNLTGRVMVFLQYFYQKGNELEGLPYAFSKWTREKNFPAFSKKPFRQRWKEKYHREDGTGLR; encoded by the coding sequence ATGATTACCGAACGCATAGATTTCAAGAAAAATTCCGTAGAGGCTCTAAAAAGCCCAAAGCTGAAAAAAGCTCTTGTGAATTTCACCGACAGGTCAAGAGTCTTCAGACGGAAAGCGGTAAACGAAGTCTCTGAGTGGGAAGAACTCAGGTCCGAAGCCAGAAGGATAAAAGAAGATGTGATCAACAATCTGGACAGCTATCTCCTGGAACTTGAAAGAAGCGTTATCAGGATGGGTGGCAACGTACACTGGGCAAAAGATGCCGAAGAAGCTTCCTCAATAGTGGTCAATATAGCCAGAGAAAACAACGTCAGAAACGTCGTGAAAAGCAAATCGATGGCCACAGAGGAGATAGAACTTAACAGGCACCTCATATCAAACGGGATAAACACCGTGGAAACAGACCTCGGGGAATACATAGTTCAGCTTTGCGATGATCATCCCTTCCACATAATCGCCCCCGCAATCCACAAAACCAAAGAAGACATATCGAAGCTTTTCTCCGAGAAATTCGGAGTGCCCGAGTATGAAGAGCCGGAAAAGCTTACGGAAATAGCGAGAAAAAAACTGAGAGAAAAGTTTCTCTCGGCAGATATGGGCGTTTCCGGGGTGAACTTCGCCGTGGCGGAGAGTGGAACCATAGCAATAGTGGAGAACGAGGGCAATGCCAGGCTTGCAACCACGTTTCCAGACATACACGTGGCTATCATGGGAATAGAAAAAATCGTTCCCAAGTTCGAGCAGCTCTCCATCTTTTTGAGCCTCCTGGCAAGGAGCGCAACGGGGCAGAAATCCTCCACTTATGTTTCTCTTATAACGGGCCCCAGAAGGGAAGGGGAGAGTGATGGCCCCCGGCAGTTTCACCTTGTTTTTCTTGATAACGGAAGAAGCGACATAGCAAGATCAGAGGAGACAAAGGAATCGCTCTACTGCATAAGATGCGGAGCCTGCATCAACATATGTCCGGTTTACAGGCAGGTAGGAGGGCACAGTTACGGATGGGTTTACTCGGGGCCGATAGGCGCGGTAATAACTCCCCAGTTAAACGACTTGGAAAAAACGGCAGACCTCCCGTTTGCGTCATCCCTTTGCGGAGCCTGCAGGGACGTGTGCCCGGTAAAAATCGATTTTCCCCATGTTCTTCTCTCTCTGAGGCAGAAAGTAGTGGAGCAGGGCAGGAAAAAGCCGGATCCGGCAGGATTCATGGAGAAAATTGCTTTTCGGGTCTGGAGTTTCGTTTTCAGTAAGCCATTTTACTATAATCTTACAGGAAGAGTGATGGTTTTTCTTCAGTATTTCTACCAAAAAGGCAATGAATTAGAGGGACTTCCATATGCTTTTTCAAAGTGGACTAGAGAAAAAAACTTTCCTGCCTTCTCGAAAAAACCCTTCAGACAAAGATGGAAAGAGAAATACCATAGGGAAGATGGAACAGGACTAAGATGA
- a CDS encoding TlyA family RNA methyltransferase — protein sequence MKEKNKTRLDSLLVEKKLAQSGNQARALIMSGRVAVDGKKVEKPGTAVKKDSEVVVEHDPRRFVSRGGLKLEKAITEFDIDIRGKVALDIGASTGGFTDCLLHFGASRVYAFDVGHGQIDWKLRNDKRVIVREKINCRYLRAEDVGEKIDIVTIDVSFISLTMIVEPAVSVLADNATLIALIKPQFEVGRKDVGAKGIVRDEGKLKEVNDKILFYLSELGFKIKGLVESPIKGSGGNRESLVCASCIASTSSPSP from the coding sequence GTGAAAGAGAAGAATAAAACGAGACTTGACAGCCTCCTTGTCGAAAAAAAACTTGCCCAAAGCGGAAACCAGGCCCGGGCGCTTATAATGTCGGGGCGGGTTGCGGTGGACGGAAAAAAAGTAGAGAAACCCGGAACGGCGGTAAAAAAAGATTCCGAGGTTGTAGTGGAGCATGACCCTAGAAGATTCGTAAGCAGGGGAGGGCTTAAGCTTGAGAAGGCAATAACGGAGTTCGATATAGACATAAGGGGGAAAGTCGCCCTTGACATAGGAGCATCAACCGGCGGTTTTACGGACTGTCTTCTGCATTTTGGGGCATCCAGAGTCTATGCCTTTGACGTGGGTCACGGGCAGATTGACTGGAAGCTTAGAAATGACAAGCGGGTCATAGTAAGGGAAAAGATAAACTGCAGGTACCTGCGGGCAGAAGACGTCGGAGAAAAAATCGATATAGTCACGATCGACGTTTCTTTTATTTCTCTCACGATGATAGTAGAACCTGCCGTTTCCGTGCTTGCCGATAACGCAACGCTGATTGCTCTAATAAAACCCCAGTTCGAGGTAGGCAGAAAAGACGTTGGAGCGAAGGGAATAGTAAGAGATGAGGGTAAACTCAAAGAAGTTAACGACAAAATATTATTCTATCTTAGTGAGTTAGGATTTAAAATTAAAGGCTTGGTTGAATCCCCTATAAAAGGATCCGGAGGCAATAGAGAGTCCTTAGTTTGCGCCTCATGCATTGCATCTACTTCTTCCCCCAGTCCTTAA
- a CDS encoding (Fe-S)-binding protein, whose protein sequence is MTPPERKQRIRLFISCLVDNFFPQVGEAMLRVLSGMGLEIEFPQEQTCCGQPAFNSGHAKEAEKVACHFLDVFGDGDEAIVCPSGSCVSMVKHYYAELFRNDPEKLPQVEKISSNIYEFSEFVFQHKEALNLNSAYKGRVTFHDSCHALRELGISSQPRELIRSLNGVELVEMEMADACCGFGGTFSIKYPEVSKSMLQEKTDSILDSGADAVVSTDMGCLMNIKGLVSRKKMPVKVLHLAELIAFEDTK, encoded by the coding sequence ATGACCCCTCCTGAGAGAAAACAGAGAATCCGTCTTTTCATAAGCTGCCTTGTAGACAATTTTTTTCCCCAAGTAGGAGAAGCAATGCTGAGGGTTCTCTCCGGCATGGGACTGGAAATCGAATTTCCGCAAGAGCAGACATGTTGTGGGCAGCCCGCGTTTAACTCCGGTCACGCAAAAGAAGCCGAGAAGGTCGCCTGTCACTTTCTTGATGTTTTTGGCGATGGGGACGAGGCAATCGTGTGTCCCTCGGGTTCATGCGTATCCATGGTAAAACACTATTACGCGGAACTTTTCCGTAATGACCCAGAAAAACTGCCCCAAGTAGAGAAGATTTCATCCAACATTTATGAGTTCTCAGAATTTGTTTTCCAGCATAAAGAAGCTCTCAATCTTAACTCGGCATACAAGGGCAGGGTTACGTTTCATGATTCCTGCCACGCGCTCAGAGAACTAGGGATAAGTTCTCAACCTCGCGAACTTATCAGGTCCCTTAACGGAGTCGAACTCGTTGAAATGGAGATGGCCGATGCCTGTTGTGGCTTTGGAGGAACTTTTTCAATTAAGTATCCGGAAGTATCAAAATCCATGCTTCAGGAAAAAACAGACTCGATCCTGGATTCAGGGGCAGATGCTGTCGTTTCAACCGACATGGGATGCCTCATGAACATAAAAGGACTTGTATCCAGAAAAAAAATGCCTGTAAAAGTGCTTCATCTGGCCGAGCTCATTGCTTTTGAGGACACTAAATGA
- the hemC gene encoding hydroxymethylbilane synthase produces MTKLRIGTRGSRLALCQARLVETELRAVFPSLEMEITKIKTSGDINSEEDISRMGGKGIFVKEIEQSLLSDEIDIAVHSMKDMPSVLPDGLIIGSVLKREDSRDVFVSADGRTLEQLGGKGRVGTGSIRRRAQLLFRFPNLEVVPIRGNVDTRLKKIFSEDLDGIVLAAAGLNRLGLSERITQHLAQDDMVPAPCQGIIAIECREDDTETRNLISSITHPDTETVAVFERSFLETFGGDCQIPLGCCALVHLGKISAHSVFIDMEEKTVSRNTWKCDSEKASAEGSLMAKDLMKRAGL; encoded by the coding sequence ATGACGAAGCTGAGAATTGGGACCAGGGGTAGCAGGCTCGCCCTGTGCCAGGCCCGCCTTGTCGAAACAGAACTTCGCGCTGTTTTCCCTTCACTTGAAATGGAAATAACGAAAATAAAGACCTCGGGAGATATAAACTCCGAAGAGGACATCTCCCGGATGGGTGGCAAGGGGATCTTCGTAAAAGAAATAGAGCAGAGCCTTCTCTCAGACGAAATAGATATCGCCGTTCACAGCATGAAGGACATGCCTTCAGTTCTTCCAGACGGGCTCATCATAGGTTCTGTGCTTAAAAGAGAAGACTCGAGAGATGTTTTCGTCTCAGCAGACGGACGTACCCTTGAACAGCTCGGAGGGAAAGGCAGGGTGGGGACCGGAAGCATAAGAAGAAGAGCTCAGCTGCTTTTCAGGTTTCCTAATCTGGAAGTTGTCCCTATAAGGGGAAATGTTGATACTAGGCTAAAGAAAATTTTCTCAGAAGACCTTGACGGAATCGTTCTGGCCGCAGCGGGACTCAACCGGCTCGGGCTTTCCGAACGCATTACCCAACACCTTGCGCAGGATGACATGGTTCCGGCCCCATGTCAGGGAATAATCGCCATAGAATGCAGAGAAGATGATACCGAAACCAGAAACCTCATATCCTCAATCACGCACCCGGACACAGAAACCGTAGCAGTGTTTGAACGCTCCTTCCTGGAAACTTTTGGTGGAGACTGCCAAATTCCGCTTGGATGCTGTGCGCTAGTGCATCTTGGAAAAATATCGGCACATTCTGTTTTTATAGATATGGAGGAAAAGACAGTCTCCAGGAACACCTGGAAGTGCGATTCGGAAAAAGCTTCCGCAGAAGGATCTCTTATGGCCAAGGACCTTATGAAACGGGCAGGGCTTTAA
- the fsa gene encoding fructose-6-phosphate aldolase: MKFFIDSANMEEIKSAAAFGIVDGVTTNPSLVSKEGSQESFEDLVKEICDVVKGPVSAEVLSTEYSEMISEGRRLAGIDENIVVKLPMTEDGVKATKTLSDEGVNVNVTLVFSPSQALLAAKAGAAYVSPFVGRLDDVSSSGMDLVLDICEIYAHYAYETEILVASIRHPMHIVEAAKMGADVATFPYRVFTQLFKHPLTDIGLERFLKDWGKK; encoded by the coding sequence ATGAAGTTCTTCATAGATTCAGCGAACATGGAAGAAATCAAGAGCGCCGCGGCTTTCGGAATAGTGGACGGCGTAACAACAAACCCTTCACTTGTCTCCAAAGAAGGAAGCCAGGAAAGCTTCGAGGACCTAGTCAAGGAGATATGCGATGTGGTAAAGGGCCCGGTAAGCGCGGAGGTGTTAAGCACCGAGTATTCCGAGATGATCTCGGAAGGCAGGAGACTGGCGGGTATAGATGAGAATATAGTCGTCAAGCTTCCTATGACCGAAGACGGTGTAAAAGCCACAAAAACCCTCTCAGACGAGGGGGTAAATGTTAACGTTACCCTTGTTTTTTCTCCTTCTCAGGCGCTTTTGGCTGCAAAAGCTGGAGCTGCCTACGTAAGCCCTTTTGTCGGAAGGCTTGACGACGTGTCGTCTAGCGGGATGGACCTTGTGCTTGATATCTGCGAGATCTACGCGCACTACGCCTATGAAACCGAGATACTAGTTGCAAGTATAAGGCATCCGATGCACATAGTGGAAGCGGCAAAGATGGGAGCCGATGTTGCAACTTTCCCCTACAGGGTATTTACCCAGCTGTTCAAACATCCTCTCACTGACATAGGACTTGAGAGGTTTCTTAAGGACTGGGGGAAGAAGTAG
- a CDS encoding polyprenyl synthetase family protein → MSFDTKEYLHTRKEIIDRSLREYLPPDKAETKLHQSIAYSVHPGGKRLRPILCLATAELICGSHKNVLPAACAIEMIHTYSIIHDDLPSMDDDDTRRGEPSNHRVFGEAVATLAGDALLTDAFSLITEKSLKESISSELILRVISIISEAAGSKGMVLGQAFDLEMDGGQHLSVNEISNTYLMKTAKMITASVLSGAILAGAGEEEVLKLKSYSEKIGIAFQIKDDILDVTGSHGTTQESEDKTGAKKYTYVSVMGVQASNAKVSELTNQAIGELESFQKTPNPLREIAIWLSEREE, encoded by the coding sequence ATGAGTTTTGACACAAAAGAGTACCTCCACACACGAAAAGAGATCATTGACCGCAGCCTACGCGAATACCTGCCTCCCGATAAGGCCGAAACAAAGCTCCATCAATCAATTGCCTACAGCGTACATCCAGGCGGAAAAAGGCTAAGACCGATACTGTGTCTTGCCACCGCGGAGCTTATATGCGGAAGCCATAAAAATGTTTTGCCTGCGGCGTGCGCGATTGAGATGATCCACACCTATTCCATCATTCATGACGATCTTCCCTCAATGGATGATGACGATACCAGAAGAGGGGAACCGTCAAACCATAGGGTCTTCGGAGAAGCCGTGGCCACCCTGGCAGGAGACGCTCTTTTAACCGATGCCTTCAGTCTGATAACGGAAAAGTCCCTCAAGGAAAGTATATCGTCAGAGCTTATATTGCGAGTGATTTCCATTATTTCCGAGGCCGCGGGGTCGAAGGGAATGGTTCTCGGGCAGGCATTTGACCTTGAGATGGACGGGGGACAGCATTTATCAGTTAATGAAATTTCGAATACTTACCTAATGAAAACGGCAAAAATGATCACAGCATCCGTTCTTAGCGGAGCAATTCTCGCTGGAGCGGGCGAGGAAGAGGTCCTGAAGCTCAAATCCTATTCGGAGAAAATAGGTATCGCCTTTCAGATAAAAGACGACATTCTGGATGTTACGGGAAGTCACGGCACAACACAGGAGTCAGAAGACAAAACCGGAGCGAAGAAATACACCTACGTATCTGTTATGGGAGTACAAGCATCAAACGCCAAGGTCTCCGAGCTCACAAACCAAGCCATAGGAGAGCTTGAAAGTTTTCAGAAAACTCCAAACCCTCTAAGAGAAATAGCCATCTGGTTAAGTGAAAGAGAAGAATAA
- the xseB gene encoding exodeoxyribonuclease VII small subunit, which yields MSSEMKSFENLLDEIKEIVDTLETGKLPLDESIEKFERGASLIKECYLILESVKKKISLIVEKNDGTFDLEDFSNEEQ from the coding sequence ATGAGTTCCGAGATGAAATCCTTTGAAAACCTTCTTGATGAAATAAAGGAAATTGTCGATACGCTTGAAACGGGGAAACTGCCTCTTGATGAATCCATTGAAAAATTCGAACGTGGGGCAAGCCTTATAAAGGAATGTTATTTAATTCTTGAGAGCGTAAAAAAGAAAATAAGTCTTATAGTGGAAAAAAACGACGGTACTTTTGATCTTGAAGATTTTAGCAATGAAGAACAGTAA
- a CDS encoding DUF547 domain-containing protein: MLVVSAVLFFFTSPASAKTKSVSFWDVANESNPKKIDHSAWQQLLDGYLRIHSAGINKFDYAALKKSARDRAKLESYLDYLQKIDPRDYSRAEQKAYWINFYNALTVKVVADAFPVKSILEICEDRASGSKCSGPWKEVRAKVAGRSLTLDNIENDILRHIWKDNLIHYGVSCASYGCPNLLQTAFTGENTQKLLGGAAREYVNHPRGVSFMGNDLIVISSIYDWYSEDFGKSEQDIIRHLASYADEKLAKRLRNFKGTMDYEYDWNLNCP, from the coding sequence ATTCTCGTTGTTTCGGCCGTTTTATTTTTTTTTACGTCTCCTGCTTCGGCTAAAACCAAGTCGGTTTCGTTCTGGGACGTAGCGAATGAGTCAAACCCGAAAAAGATTGACCACAGCGCCTGGCAGCAACTGCTTGACGGGTATCTGCGGATTCACAGCGCGGGAATAAACAAATTTGACTATGCCGCGCTCAAGAAAAGCGCCCGGGACAGGGCGAAACTTGAAAGCTATCTTGACTACCTGCAGAAGATCGACCCTAGGGATTATTCGAGGGCCGAGCAGAAAGCATACTGGATTAACTTCTACAACGCCCTTACGGTGAAAGTTGTTGCGGATGCCTTTCCCGTTAAGTCCATACTCGAAATATGCGAAGACCGGGCTTCCGGTTCGAAATGCTCGGGTCCGTGGAAGGAAGTGCGCGCGAAAGTAGCCGGGCGAAGTCTCACTCTTGACAACATAGAAAACGACATTCTCCGTCACATCTGGAAGGATAACCTTATCCACTACGGGGTCAGCTGCGCGAGCTATGGATGTCCGAATCTTCTTCAGACGGCTTTTACCGGGGAAAACACCCAGAAGCTGCTAGGCGGCGCGGCGAGAGAGTACGTGAATCATCCGCGCGGGGTGAGCTTCATGGGAAACGATCTGATTGTTATCTCGAGCATCTACGACTGGTATTCGGAGGATTTCGGTAAAAGCGAGCAGGACATCATCCGGCATCTTGCAAGCTACGCCGATGAAAAGCTGGCAAAAAGACTTCGAAATTTCAAAGGAACGATGGATTACGAGTACGACTGGAACCTTAACTGCCCATGA